Proteins from one Emys orbicularis isolate rEmyOrb1 chromosome 2, rEmyOrb1.hap1, whole genome shotgun sequence genomic window:
- the RPL7 gene encoding large ribosomal subunit protein uL30 has protein sequence MRMRALSFPVGIMAGVEGKKVPSVPESLLKKRKAFADIKAKRLKRLVVQKKLRKAQRKLIYARAQAYHKEYRQMYRREIRMARMARKAGNYYVPAEPKLAFVIRIRGINGVSPKVRKVLQLLRLRQIFNGTFVKLNKASINMLRIVEPYIAWGYPNLKSVHELIYKRGYGKINRQRIALTDNSLIQRCLEKYGIICMEDVVHEIYTVGKNFKVVNNFLWPFKLSSPRGGMKKKTIHFVEGGDAGNREDQINRLIRRMN, from the exons ATGCGCATGCGCGCGCTCTCTTTTCCGGTGGGGATCATGGCGGGCGTAGA aGGAAAGAAGGTGCCATCTGTTCcagaaagccttttaaaaaagcgAAAGGCTTTTGCTGATATAAAGGCCAAGCGTCTGAAGAGGCTAGTGGTTCAAAAGAag CTTCGTAAAGCTCAAAGAAAACTCATCTATGCAAGAGCTCAGGCCTATCACAAGGAGTACAGGCAAATGTATAGACGTGAGATTCGTATGGCCCGAATGGCACGCAAAGCTGGCAATTACTATGTACCTGCTGAACCAAAATTGGCCTTTGTGATCAGGATCAGAGG TATCAATGGAGTTAGCCCAAAGGTCCGTAAGGTATTGCAGCTCCTTCGCCTGCGTCAGATTTTCAATGGCACATTTGTAAAACTCAACAAGGCTTCAATTAACATGCTGCGGATTGTTGAACCCTACATTGCATGGGG TTACCCCAATCTGAAATCTGTGCATGAACTGATCTACAAGCGTGGTTACGGCAAGATCAACAGGCAGCGCATTGCTCTGACTGACAATTCTCTGATTCAACGGTGTCTTG AGAAATATGGCATCATCTGCATGGAAGATGTGGTCCATGAGATCTATACTGTTGGTAAGAACTTCAAAGTGGTGAACAACTTTCTATGGCCCTTCAAGTTATCTTCTCCTCGAGGTGGAATGAAAAAGAAAACTATCCACTTTGTGGAAGGTGGAGATGCTGGCAACAGGGAAGATCAGATTAACAGGCTCATAAGGAGAATGAACTAA